GTACGAGTCTGCGGAATCGTCGTCGTGGCGACATTTCAATTCCCTCCCGTGGATGACGGAGAATCGGCCGTCCGGGGCGGCTGCAAAAGAATTCTTCACCCATCCGCCGCTATCCCGCCGCCGAACCTGACACTTGAGGATGTCCCGGGCCGTCAAAGCGTGCTTCTCTGACGTTGCCGGGGTTCGGCCCGGCCGTTCGGCGCGACGGGGGCGGGGATTTCCCGGAGTACCGGAATGAGCATTCTCGGAGAAGACCCGGCGGCGGCCCGCTGCGAAACTCGGCTGAGATCGGCCTCTTCGAATCCCCGTCTGGCGAGGTTTAATCCATGGTGCACACGTATGACGTGATAGTCGTCGGGTCCGGTTCGGCCGGCGCGGCCCTCGCGGCCCGGTTGAGCGAGGACCCCGGCCGTTCGGTGCTCCTGCTGGAGGCCGGTCCGGACTTCCCCGACCGGGCCGACATCCCGCACGAGATCACCGACGGCAACGCGATGTCGATGCACGCCCACGACTGGCGCTTCCGCGCCGAGATCCTGGACGGCCGGCGGATCATCTTCCCGCGCGGGAAGATCGCCGGCGGCTCCTCCGCGGTCGGCGCGACGATCGCCCTGCGCGGCGTCCCGGAGAACTTCGAGCGGTGGGCGGCGGCCGGGAACCCGGCCTGGACGTACGAGCAGGTGCTGCCGTACTACCGCCGGCTGGAGGACGACCTGGACTTCTCCGACCGCTACCACGGCAGCGGCGGCCCGGTGCCGATCCGCCGCTTCACGCCCGCGGAGACCACGCCGCTGCAGACCGCCTTCACCGAGGCGAGCCTGGCGGCCGGGTTCCCCGAGGTCGCCGACCACAACCACCCCGAGGCCACCGGCATCGGCCCGATCCCGTCCAACCGCCGCGACCCGCGCTTCCGGGTCTCCAGCGCGATGGCCTACCTGACGCCCGAGGTGCGGGCGCGCCCCAACCTGGCGATCCGCGGCGGCGTCCTGGTGCACGAGGTGCTGTTCGACGGCGACCGCGCGACCGGCGTGCTGGCCGCGGCCGGCGGCGGGGTGCCGGAGGAACTGCGGGCGCGCAAGGTGGTGCTGTCCGCCGGCGCGGTCAACTCCCCGACGCTGCTGATGCGTTCGGGCATCGGCCCGGCCGGGGACCTGACCCGGCTGGGCATCCGGGTGCGGCTCGACCGGCCCGGCGTCGGCGCCCACCTCCAGGACCACCCGCGCACCGGCGTCTTCCTGCGGCCCAAGGACGGCGAGGTCTCCACCGACGTGCCGTTCCTGCAGACCATGGTGCGGACCACCTCCAAGGGCTCCGCGGACTTCAACGACCTGCAGTACTACATGGTCAACCACTTCGACCTGACGCTCTTCCCCGAGCTCCAGATGCTCGCCCAGGCGCCGATGATCTTCGGCGTGATGGTGGTGGACCAGCAGCCGGAGTCGGTGGGCCGGCTGCGGCTGGCCTCCACCGACCCGGCCGCCGGACCCGACATCCGGCTCGACTTCCTCTCCACCGACCGCGACCTGGAGAAGCTGGTCGAGGGCGTGCGCACCTGCTGGGAGCTGGCCAACCACCCCGGCATCGCCTCCCGCGGCGACGGCTACATCGTGCTGAGCGACCGGCTGGTCGAGAAGGACGCGATGGTCGAGCAGTACGTCCGCACCAGCCTGGACAGCGGCTACCACCCGGTCGGCACCGCCCGGATGGGCACCGCCGAGGACGAGGGCGCGGTGGTGGACCAGCGGCTGCGGGTGCACGGCGTCGAGGGGCTGTACGTGGCCGACGCCTCGGTCATGCCGCAGATCGTCAACTGCAACACCAACCTCACCTCGACCATGATCGGCGAGCGGCTGGCGGACTGGCTGCGCGCCGAGTGACCGACCCCGCACCGCGACGGCCGCCCCGCTCCCCCGGGGCGGCCGTCGCCGTTCCCGGGCCCGGCCCGCCCAGGGCAATCTGGGAGACGAGAGCCCGGGACCGTTCCTGCCACCATGGGAAAACCGCGCCGCCGCCCGCCGGGAATGCATTTCGCGCATTCCTCCGGCATTTCGGGGAATTCCGCCGGGCGGCCGCACCGTCGAAAGGGAGGGCGATCACCCATGACCGATCCGAACGTGCTGAGCACGGTCCGCGTCCCACTGGTCGAGGAGGCCGAGGCCGAGGGCCGCACGAAGGAGCTGTACGACGCGATCAAGTCGCGGATGGGCATCCCCTTCGTCCCGGACATGTTCCGGCTGGTCTCCAGCCGCCCGGACCTGCTGGAGGTGGTGATCGCCGGCTACGGCGGGGTCTTCAACGACGGGGTGCTGCCGCGCGCGACCCGCGAGATGATCTCCGCCTGGAGCTCCCGGGTCAACGGCTGCCCCTACTGCGTGGGCACCCACAACTGGTTCCTGGCCCAGTTCGGCGGCCCGCAGGAGCTGACCGACGCGATCGAGGGCGCCGCCTCGGTCGAGGAGCTGCCGATCGACGAGCGGACCAAGGTGCTGATGCGCCTGGTCACCAAGGTCGGCACCGGCGCCTTCCGGATCACCGACGAGGACTGGGCCGCCACCGAGGCGGCCGGCTGGAGCAACGGGGAGATGCTGGAGGCGGTCTTCACCGCCGCCCTGTTCGCCTTCATCAACCGCCTGGTGGACGGCCTGGGCCTGGGCAACTCGGTGTCCCGCAGCCGGATCGCCTCCCAGCCGGAGGACGCCACCGTCTCCGCCGAGCGCCTGGCGGAGGGCAGGTGAGCGGCCGCTCGCGGGCGATCCTGCTGACCGGCGCCTCCTCCAGCACCGGCATGTCCTCCGGCACCGGCCGGGCCGCCGCCCTGCGGCTGCACCGGGCCGGCCTGCCGGTCTACGCCACCGCCCGCCGCCCCGAGGCGCTGGCCGACCTGGCCGCCGAGGGCATCCGGGTGCTGCACCTGGACGTCAACGACGAGGAGTCGATGGCCGCCGCGGTGGAGAAGATCAGCGCCGAGCACGGCGCGGTCGGCACCCTGATCAACAACGCCGCGTACAGCCTCAACGGCACCATCGGGGAGACCCCGATCGACGAGGTGCGCAGCCAGTTCGAGACCAACCTGTTCGGGCTGTGCCGGCTGACCCAGCTGGTGCTGCCCGGGATGCGGGCGCAGGGCGGCGGCCGGGTGGTCATGATGTCGTCCATCTTCGGCCAGTTCGCCACCCCCGGCCGCGGCTACTACCAGGCCACCAAGCACGCCCTGGAGGCGGTCAGCGACTCGCTGCGCCTGGAGGTGGCCCGGGACGGCATCAAGGTGGTGCTGATCGAGCCGTCCCCGGTGCTCGGCGGGTTCGTGCCGACCTCGGTCGCCGACCTCGGCATGACCGGGCAGGAGCGGACCGGCCTGTACGACGAGTTCTGGCAGTACTTCGTCGACTGGCACGGCGCCTACCGGGAGACCGAGAACCCCACCGGCCGCGGCCGGATGGCGGTGCGCGCGGAGACCGTGGCGAAGGTGATCGAGAAGGCCGTCACCAGCGACCGCCCCCGCATCCGCTACCGGATCGGGATGCCGTCCCGGCTGCTGCCGCGGATGCGCTGGACCATCGGCGACGCGTTCTTCGAGCGCTTCGTCCGGGCGTTCTTCCCGATCCCCTAGGCCGCGCCCGCCCCGGGCCCGGCCGGTCCTGCCCCGGGCCCGGCCGGTGCCGGCCCGGCGCCGGCCGGTCCTCGCCGCTCCGGCCCGCCCCGGCCCGCTCCGGGGCGGGCCGCGGGGTTCGACCGGCCCGGGCCGGGGCACAGCGCAAGGACGGAGAAGGAAGGACCCGCTCCGAATGCCACGATCGGGTGGAGCACCGACGGAAGAGACCCACGCACGAGGTCGACGAGCCGAAGGAGGACTCGCGGATGCCTGCGGGTGACGAGGCAGCGGCACACCCCGGCGGCCCGCGGGCCGGATCGGGGACGAACCCGTGAGCGGCGGACGGCGCCTCGTCCAGGCGCCGCTCCGGGGGCTCTCCCTGCTCCAGGTCCGGCACCTGTCGACCGTCGGGTTCGGCGAGGCCGCCGGCGACACCGCCCGGGTCTACCGGGAGCTGGAACGGGACTTCGGGGTGCTGGCCCCGCCGGTGGCGCTGCACGCCCCGGTGCCGGAACTGCTCGCCGCGTCCTGGACGACGCTGCGCGAGACGATGCTGGTCGCGGGGCGCGCCCCGCGGACGGCCAAGGAGGCGGTCGCGGCGGCCGTCTCGGCGGACAACCGCTGCCCGTTCTGCACCACCGTGCACGGCACCATGCTCGACTCGCTCTCGCTGCGCCCGCTGCCGGGCCGCCGGGACGGTGCCGGACGGCCGGAACGGGACGGCGGGCGGCCCGGCCCGGACGGCTCGCGGCCGGAGCCGGACGGCGGGCGTCCCGGGTCGGACGGCGGGCGACCCGGCCCGGACGCCGAGCGGCTGACCGCGTGGATCACCACCGGGGGCGCGCCGCCGTTCCCGCCCGAGCTGCTCCCGGAACTGGCCGGGACGGCGCTCTGCCTGCAGTACCTCAACCGCGTGGTCAACGTCTTCCTGGGCCCGCACCCGCTGCCGCCGAACGCCCCCGTGCGGGCGCTCGGGCCGGTGATGCGGGTGCTGGTCGGCCTGATGCGCGGCTCCGCCCGGGCGGACGCCGCGCCGGGCGCCTCGCTGTCGCTGCTGCCGCCGGCGCCGCTGCCGCCGGACCTGGCCTGGGCCGCGGCCGACCCGCGGATCGCCGACGCGCTGGCCCGCAGCGCGGCGGCCGTCGACCGGGTCGGCACCGCCCTGCTGCCCGCCCGGGTCCGGGCGGTGGTGGCCGAGGCGCTGGCCCGCTGGGACGGCGCCGACCCCGGCCTCGGCCGGGCCTGGCTGGACGCGCCACTGGCGGAACTCCCGCCGGGCGAACGCCCGGTGGGCGAACTCGCGCTGCTCACCGCGCTGGCCTCCTACCGGGTCGACGACCGGGCGGTCGCCGCCGCCCGGCAGGCCGGCGCGGGCGACCGGGAGATCCTCGCCGCCTGCGCCTGGGCGAGCGAACGGGCGGCCCGGCGCCGGGTCGGACAGCTGCTGTCCGACGGCTGAACCGGGCACCCGACCACCGGTCCGCACCGCCCGTCCACCGATCCGTACCGACCGTCCACCGCACCGAGCGCCGAACCGAGCACCGACCGACCGCCGGACGGATTTCCCGGTACCCGGGAATTCCGGCGGTCGGGCCGCGGGACCCGCTCGGCCCGGCGGTTTCTCCACGCGCCGGGAGGCGCGGTCCCACCGATGTCCGCACCCCCGGGTCCGCCTCCGGAGAACGGCACCGAACCGGCCGGAGGAGAGCTTTCGGATTCCTTCGGATTCCCCCGGAATTCTCCGGATTCCCCGGAGTTTCCCGGGCCGCCCCCCCCGAACCCGTCGACGAACTTGGAGAGACGCTGTGCAGATCGCTGTTGAACGCGCGATAGCGACCATGTGGGACAGATACGAGGAGCCGCTCTCGCTGGACGAGATCGCGAACACCGCGATCCTCAGCAAGTTCTACTTCTCCCGGGTGTTCCGCAATCTCACCGGCACCTCGCCGGGGCGGTTCCTCTCCGCCGTCCGCCTGCACCAGGCGAAGACCATGCTGCTGGAGACCGACTTCAGCGTCACCGAGATCTCCTACCGCGTCGGGTACAACAGCCTGGGCACCTTCACCAGCCGCTTCACCCGCAGCGTCAGCCTCTCCCCGGCCCGCTACCGGGCGCTGGCCCGGGCCGGGCTGACCGAGGGCGCCGGCACCGCGCAGCCGGGCGGCGAGCGCCGCAGCTGCACGGTGCAGGGCAGCATCCGCTCGCCGGAGACCGGCTGTGCGGTGCGGATCTACATCGGCGCGTTCCGCGAGCCCATCGTGCAGGGCCGACCGGTGGCCTGCGAGGTCCTGGACGGGCCCGGCCCGTTCACGCTGCGGGTGCCGGAGGGCGTCTGGTTCCTCCGGGCGGCGGTGGTCGCCGCGAGCGACTTCCCGGCGCCGCCGTGGGAGCGGCGTCCGCTGCTGGTCGCCTCGGGCCCCGAGCTGACCGTGCGGCACGGTCACGAGAACGCGCCGGTCCGGCTGGTCGCCCGTCCGCTCACCGCGCTGGACCTGCCGATCCTGCTGGCCCTGCCGGGGCTGGACTCCCCGCAGCGCCCCGGGCCGGACGGCACCGCGCTGCGGGTGCCCTCCCTGACGGGGAGGTGAGGGCCGACGGGGAGGTGCGGGCTGACCGGCCGGTGCGAGCCGACCGGGCGGTGCGGGCCGACCGGGACGCGAGGGGCCGCCGCGCGGCGAGAGGGGCGGGACCGCCGGACAGCGGTCCCGCCCCTCCGTCGTGCGCGCCCCCCTCCGGCGCGCACCCTCCCCCGCGCCGCGCCCTCCGCCGCGCCGCGGGTGGTCCCGTCCCGCTCAGCGTCCGACGAGCGGCTCCACCTCGGCCGCGGGCGGCGCGAACGGGCCCCAGGCGAACGCCTGCGCCCACTTCCCGGCCGGTTCGCCGGACCACTCCAGGTCCTCGATCTGCGGCCGGGTGCGGCGGCCGGTCAGCGAGCGGAACACGTCCACCGCCGACCCGCGCACGGTCGCGGCGGGGTCGCCCTCGCCCACCACCCAGGCCCGCCCGGGGGTCTCGATCCGCAGCGCCGGCAGCCCGCCGCCGTGCACCGCCAGGCCGAAGCCCATGGTGGACAGGTCCAGCGCGCCGTCGAAGGCGGGGTGGGCGGTCGGCTCGGCGGGCACGTCCAGGCCCAGCCGCAGGTCCAGCTCGTGCGAGAACACGTCGAGCAGCAGGATGCGTCGGCGCAGCTCCGGGGTGCGTTCCAGGGCCGCGGGCAGTGCGCCGTCCAACTCCTCCCAGCGGTCGAGCAGTTCGGCCGTCGGAGCGCCGGTCAGCGGGGCCAGGTCGATCTGGCTGTCCTCCAGGGCGACGAAGGACTCGCAGATGTGCACCAGGTGCCCGATCAGGTCCCGCACGCTCCAGTCCGGACAGGCGGGCACCCCGACGGCGGCCGGGTCCGGCAGCCCGGACGCCAGGCCGGCGATCGCCGCCCGGCTGCGCCGGTAGGCCGCGAGCTGCTCGGCGGGGTCGTGCGGGGCCGGGGCGGGCGAGGACGAGGCGTGCAGGGTCGGGGCGGGCGGGATCGGGGCGGGCGGGGTCTGGGCGGGCACGGGTGCGTCCTGCTGGGTCGGTTCCGCTGTCACGGTCGTCTCCTCGGAGTGGGGGTGGGGCGGCAGGGGCGGACACCGGAGTGGGCGCGGGGGCGGACGGCGGGGCGGGCGCGGTGCTGCGCCGCCGTCACGGTCCGGTCCGTTCGGCCGCCGAGCCCGCCTGACGGTACGTCAGAAGACCCGTCCGGTACAGCCAGTGGGCGGTTTCGGCCATCGTCTCCTCGACCGGGCGGGGCGCCGGGCCGCCGAGGGGAGCGGCCGGGGCGACGGGCGCGGCGTGGACGCAGGTGTAGGCGGCGCCGTACTCGGCCGGGATGTGCCAGGGCCACCAGCGCTGGAGGAGGTCGGCGAGCCGGGCGGCCGGGAGCATCGCCCGGCCGGGCAGCCGGACGGCGGGCAGGGCGCGGCCGGTGGCCGTGCGCAGGGCCGCCAGGTAGTCGGCGGTGGTGAGGTAGCGGTGGGGGGTGAAGACCCGGTCGGGGGTGTCGGGGGCGGTCGCGGTGGCGAGGGCGGCCAGCGCGGCGGCGGTGTCGCGCACGTCGCCGAGCGGGAAGCCGCCGGTGGGCCAGAGCGGCATCAGGCCGCGCAGGGTGTCGCGCAGCCGTCCGGTCTGGTCGCCGAGCCCGGGGTCGTGCGGGCCGAGCAGGGCGGGCGGGTAGGCGATCCGCACCGGGGCGCCCCCGTCCCGCAGCCGCCGGGCGATCCGTTCGCACTCCGCCTTGCTGGCCAGGTAGGGCTCGGCCGGGCGTCCGACGGGGCTGTCGGCGCGCAGTTCGGGGTCGGCGCTGGGGATCAGCGCGCCGACGGTCGACACGTGCACCACCGCCCCGGCGCCGGAGCGGACCGCGGCCCGCAGCACGGTCTCGGTGCCGAGCACGTTGGTGCGGGCGATGTCGGCGCGGCGGCGGCGGTCGAAGGAGTAGACCGAGGCGAGGTGGAGCACCGCGTCCGCGCCCGCGCACAGCCGGGCCGCCGCGGCCGGGTCGGTGGCGTCGCCGGTGACGGTCCGGACGGTGTCCGGGTGGACGCCGAGCGGGCCGAGCGCGGGGGCCGTCCGGGCCGGGTCGCGGACCAGCAGCCGGACCCGGGCCCCGGCGGCGGTGAGGGCGGCGACGGTGTGCGCGCCGAGGAAGCCGGTGCCCCCGGTGACGGCGACCAGCGGGCCGGCCGCTCCCCCGGCCCGTCCGGCGGGGCCGGTGCCCGGCTCCGCGGGGCTCACGCCCGGTCCTGCGGGGTGCGGGCGGCGTCCAGCTCGACGTCCTTGGCGAAGGAGGCCATCAGCACCGGGACGGCCTCGGCCTGGAAGTCGACCTCGGAGTCGAACTCCTTGATCATCCCTTCCAGCACCAGCAGCGACAGCAGCGGGAAGGCGAACTCCGCGGCGGCGAACACCCCGAAGTCGCGCTGGAGCTTGAACAGCCGGGGGGCGAACGCGGCCAGCTCGAAGTCCTTGGAGAGCGCCCCGAAGGCCTCGTCCACCAGCGCGGTCACCGCGGTCCGGAAGCCCTCGCGGTCGAGGTCGGCGGGCAGCCGGGCGGCGCTCGCCAGCACGATGTCGGCGCACCTGGGGCCGTTGCCCTGCGCCATGTTGAGGAAGAAGCCCGCGAAGGAGCGCCGGACCGGGTCGGGCAGTTGCACCACGAACCCGGCGTCCAGGACGACCACCCGGCCCTCGCCGTCCAGGCAGAGGTTGCCGGGGTGCAGGTCGCAGTGGACCAGGCCGTCGACGAAGAGCATCCGGTAGACGGCCCGGAGCACGTCGCGGACCACTTCCCGGCGGCGTTCGGGGTCATGCCCAGCGGCCGGAAGCGGCCGAGGCCGGGGACGAACTCCATGGTGAGCACGCCGGGTGCGCACAGGCCCTCGACGGGGGCCGGGATGCGCAGGTCGGTGTGGCCGCCGAGGTTGGCGCGCAGCAGGAGCAGCGCATCGCGCTCGGCGGTGAAGTCGAGCTGGTGCAGGACGGCGCCGCCGAGCTGGCCGATCATCTCCTCGGCGGGCAGGTCGCGCATGCCGGGCAGGACGCGTCCGGCCCGGGCGCCGAGCAGGGCCAGCCGCAGGTCGGCCTCCAGGACCGGACGGATGCCGTGCCGCTGCACCTTGACGGCGACCTCGGTCCCGTCGGCGAGCCGGGCCCGGTGGACGCTGGCGATGCTGCCGCAGGCCACCGGCTCCCAGTCGAACTCGGCGAAGGCGTCGGTGAGTCCGGCCCCGGCGAGGGTGCGGGCCACCGCGGCGCGGCGCGGCGGGCGCACCTCGTCGGCCAGTTCGGCCAGCGCGTCGCACCAGCGTTCGGGGAGCAGGTCGCGGCGGGTGCTGACCAGTTGTCCGGCCTTGACGAAGAACGGGCCGAGCGCGGTCAGCAGCCGCGGCGTCCGGTCGGCCATCCGGGCCCGACCGCGGCGGGTGGCCAGCAGCGGCAGGGCGGCGATCAGGTGTCCGGCGATGATGGCGGTGGTGGCGCAGGCCCGGCCGATCAGCAGCCACCCACGCGTGCGTCGTTCCGGCACGGTGCCTCCAGGTCCCTCGTGGCGGGTGGGCCGTACCGGGGTCCGTCTTCGCACCCCCGGCGCGGCCCCGCGGTGTCCGGTGCGTGCCGGGTGCCGTGGGGCGGGCGGGGGTTCGACGACGGGCCCCGGGGCCCGACAGCGAGGAAACCAGGCCGCCGGCCGGGCCTGCTATCCGCGATATTGCCCAATGCGCGCGCGGCCCCCGCCGGGCGGGCCGGGGTGGGTCTGGGCGATGCCCAGCCAGTGGTCGGCGGCGGCGCCGACGGCGCTCAGCGCGAGGTCGTCGCGGTGCCGGCGCCGGGTGACGAGCAGGCAGAAGTCGGCGGCGGGGCCGCTGATCCGCTGGTCGGCCTGCTCGGGGCCGAAGGCCCAGGAGGTGCCGGAGGGGGCGGTCAGCTCGAACCGGAACGGC
This is a stretch of genomic DNA from Kitasatospora fiedleri. It encodes these proteins:
- a CDS encoding GMC family oxidoreductase, which translates into the protein MVHTYDVIVVGSGSAGAALAARLSEDPGRSVLLLEAGPDFPDRADIPHEITDGNAMSMHAHDWRFRAEILDGRRIIFPRGKIAGGSSAVGATIALRGVPENFERWAAAGNPAWTYEQVLPYYRRLEDDLDFSDRYHGSGGPVPIRRFTPAETTPLQTAFTEASLAAGFPEVADHNHPEATGIGPIPSNRRDPRFRVSSAMAYLTPEVRARPNLAIRGGVLVHEVLFDGDRATGVLAAAGGGVPEELRARKVVLSAGAVNSPTLLMRSGIGPAGDLTRLGIRVRLDRPGVGAHLQDHPRTGVFLRPKDGEVSTDVPFLQTMVRTTSKGSADFNDLQYYMVNHFDLTLFPELQMLAQAPMIFGVMVVDQQPESVGRLRLASTDPAAGPDIRLDFLSTDRDLEKLVEGVRTCWELANHPGIASRGDGYIVLSDRLVEKDAMVEQYVRTSLDSGYHPVGTARMGTAEDEGAVVDQRLRVHGVEGLYVADASVMPQIVNCNTNLTSTMIGERLADWLRAE
- a CDS encoding carboxymuconolactone decarboxylase family protein, with the protein product MTDPNVLSTVRVPLVEEAEAEGRTKELYDAIKSRMGIPFVPDMFRLVSSRPDLLEVVIAGYGGVFNDGVLPRATREMISAWSSRVNGCPYCVGTHNWFLAQFGGPQELTDAIEGAASVEELPIDERTKVLMRLVTKVGTGAFRITDEDWAATEAAGWSNGEMLEAVFTAALFAFINRLVDGLGLGNSVSRSRIASQPEDATVSAERLAEGR
- a CDS encoding SDR family NAD(P)-dependent oxidoreductase — its product is MSGRSRAILLTGASSSTGMSSGTGRAAALRLHRAGLPVYATARRPEALADLAAEGIRVLHLDVNDEESMAAAVEKISAEHGAVGTLINNAAYSLNGTIGETPIDEVRSQFETNLFGLCRLTQLVLPGMRAQGGGRVVMMSSIFGQFATPGRGYYQATKHALEAVSDSLRLEVARDGIKVVLIEPSPVLGGFVPTSVADLGMTGQERTGLYDEFWQYFVDWHGAYRETENPTGRGRMAVRAETVAKVIEKAVTSDRPRIRYRIGMPSRLLPRMRWTIGDAFFERFVRAFFPIP
- a CDS encoding carboxymuconolactone decarboxylase family protein, yielding MSGGRRLVQAPLRGLSLLQVRHLSTVGFGEAAGDTARVYRELERDFGVLAPPVALHAPVPELLAASWTTLRETMLVAGRAPRTAKEAVAAAVSADNRCPFCTTVHGTMLDSLSLRPLPGRRDGAGRPERDGGRPGPDGSRPEPDGGRPGSDGGRPGPDAERLTAWITTGGAPPFPPELLPELAGTALCLQYLNRVVNVFLGPHPLPPNAPVRALGPVMRVLVGLMRGSARADAAPGASLSLLPPAPLPPDLAWAAADPRIADALARSAAAVDRVGTALLPARVRAVVAEALARWDGADPGLGRAWLDAPLAELPPGERPVGELALLTALASYRVDDRAVAAARQAGAGDREILAACAWASERAARRRVGQLLSDG
- a CDS encoding helix-turn-helix transcriptional regulator, with translation MWDRYEEPLSLDEIANTAILSKFYFSRVFRNLTGTSPGRFLSAVRLHQAKTMLLETDFSVTEISYRVGYNSLGTFTSRFTRSVSLSPARYRALARAGLTEGAGTAQPGGERRSCTVQGSIRSPETGCAVRIYIGAFREPIVQGRPVACEVLDGPGPFTLRVPEGVWFLRAAVVAASDFPAPPWERRPLLVASGPELTVRHGHENAPVRLVARPLTALDLPILLALPGLDSPQRPGPDGTALRVPSLTGR
- a CDS encoding maleylpyruvate isomerase family mycothiol-dependent enzyme; this encodes MTAEPTQQDAPVPAQTPPAPIPPAPTLHASSSPAPAPHDPAEQLAAYRRSRAAIAGLASGLPDPAAVGVPACPDWSVRDLIGHLVHICESFVALEDSQIDLAPLTGAPTAELLDRWEELDGALPAALERTPELRRRILLLDVFSHELDLRLGLDVPAEPTAHPAFDGALDLSTMGFGLAVHGGGLPALRIETPGRAWVVGEGDPAATVRGSAVDVFRSLTGRRTRPQIEDLEWSGEPAGKWAQAFAWGPFAPPAAEVEPLVGR
- a CDS encoding NAD-dependent epimerase/dehydratase family protein: MSPAEPGTGPAGRAGGAAGPLVAVTGGTGFLGAHTVAALTAAGARVRLLVRDPARTAPALGPLGVHPDTVRTVTGDATDPAAAARLCAGADAVLHLASVYSFDRRRRADIARTNVLGTETVLRAAVRSGAGAVVHVSTVGALIPSADPELRADSPVGRPAEPYLASKAECERIARRLRDGGAPVRIAYPPALLGPHDPGLGDQTGRLRDTLRGLMPLWPTGGFPLGDVRDTAAALAALATATAPDTPDRVFTPHRYLTTADYLAALRTATGRALPAVRLPGRAMLPAARLADLLQRWWPWHIPAEYGAAYTCVHAAPVAPAAPLGGPAPRPVEETMAETAHWLYRTGLLTYRQAGSAAERTGP